The Methanosarcina vacuolata Z-761 genome includes a window with the following:
- a CDS encoding glycosyltransferase, with protein sequence MVRVLMCGSVASSGGVSTHTKNLMENLSVDANKILLYNYYTNKAGSKNTNFEKVYRRTFGLFFQILSNRKKYEIIHDQTSGGIFSFISAITASIASKIVGKKLIVTFHHSKTEEFVEKYKPFFNFVLKNIDTMILVSNKQKEFISKTFPKYSNKLVVIPNGYDSAFFFPRDASECRSALSIPMDKKVIFNISNLIDIKGHKYLIEAIGNIAKTRSDIYCIIAGKGYLLETLEQQIKDSKLEDYIKLVGWIPDNEIPIYINTSDFFVLPSLGEGNPIVMFEAIGCGKPFIGTKVGGVPEIIASEDYGLLCEPASSEELEKTIMSALNKNWDTLKIKEYAESFTWKNIAKTTKSIYEQTS encoded by the coding sequence ATGGTAAGAGTTTTAATGTGTGGATCTGTAGCTTCCTCAGGAGGAGTTTCCACACATACTAAGAACTTAATGGAAAATTTGTCTGTTGACGCAAACAAAATATTATTGTACAATTATTATACAAATAAAGCTGGTTCAAAAAACACAAATTTCGAAAAGGTATACCGACGTACTTTTGGATTATTCTTCCAGATTTTATCCAACAGAAAAAAGTATGAAATAATTCATGATCAAACATCAGGCGGTATATTCAGTTTTATTTCTGCAATAACTGCATCCATAGCATCCAAAATCGTAGGTAAAAAGTTAATAGTCACATTCCATCACTCAAAAACAGAAGAGTTTGTAGAAAAATACAAACCATTTTTTAATTTCGTTTTAAAAAATATAGATACAATGATTTTAGTTTCAAATAAACAAAAAGAATTTATTTCCAAGACCTTTCCAAAATACTCAAATAAATTAGTTGTAATTCCAAATGGGTATGATTCAGCCTTTTTTTTCCCAAGAGATGCCAGCGAATGCAGATCTGCTCTGAGTATTCCTATGGATAAAAAGGTGATATTTAATATCTCAAACTTAATCGACATAAAAGGTCACAAGTATCTTATTGAAGCAATTGGCAATATTGCAAAAACCAGATCTGATATTTACTGTATCATTGCAGGGAAAGGTTATCTATTAGAAACTCTAGAGCAACAAATAAAAGACTCCAAACTCGAGGACTATATAAAATTAGTAGGGTGGATCCCTGACAATGAGATCCCTATTTACATAAACACCAGTGATTTCTTTGTCCTTCCAAGCCTGGGCGAGGGAAATCCTATTGTTATGTTTGAAGCAATAGGGTGTGGAAAACCATTTATAGGAACGAAAGTCGGGGGAGTTCCTGAGATTATAGCTTCTGAAGATTACGGATTATTATGTGAACCTGCAAGTTCAGAAGAACTAGAAAAAACTATAATGTCAGCATTAAATAAAAATTGGGATACTTTAAAAATTAAAGAATATGCTGAATCTTTTACCTGGAAAAATATTGCAAAAACAACTAAATCCATCTATGAGCAAACTTCGTGA
- a CDS encoding PKD domain-containing protein: MNKLYRVLIFLVFFGLGISCASAANVTSFVPQTVQMDMGASQEVQIVMDEVPAGLAGFEMTILVSNPEIAEITEVSFPSWNSIPENSTVPSSSVLIKSVDLGKKVNSGDTNVLLGTITITGKQAGTANLNIQPGLITADGGSTINPVINPGEINVLDTESDTESPVITSVDLDDNTPNTGDSILVTVSTTDNVGVSEVKANDVSLVNQSGNIWNGSIIALEGTHFVNVSSADSEGHVTWDNDTSYTATTSELPDNSGVELQLWTFDASKVSEVPDNIYTANPISPYTSNLDLTYNPTLGSIDSSCGNNSNGSTYFTGAYPAVNENLTFTMGVDSSSQWSYGYIHTSVAYVGVRHASDDSYEIVSYWTSDDGSLLSSSFTIPASSVVDNRVTVSIHSDDSNRTNIVTAGPEMYVITPYTTEKTRKLPYANVIQPLIYLNCYASGADGWVNVHLYNITQSIPRETITPYARNDIMAFGLDYPNVTNNQNGIDFLISRDQTASIYVSENNMKNSTDTAYDNSLFASGFEGCIHFYPGLESLPLEEANGTIDSQIGAMNGTFGLTPASWSSSGNQDNITHAIYAYNKYGSLYRNGPMGMAFIPNVNTLSNETWAWWSESSAHGAISPCFTHETDNSPADQYSISPDLFETFVINLNSNNINLVDFSKWYYSSMAQTATTNVLQSDEDNLKFQLNTSGGYPVNINVQTTISPSSLVCDGVLVPFNQTSDGIQFMSIGNGTYTLKSPVPPVLPVANFTASLTVQFTDTSTNDPTQWEWNFGDGTNSTEQNPVHVYNSEGTYTVTMVATNGAGSSYVKSMVITVTRLIPVANFTSNVTEGYAPLTVQFNDTSINSPAQWNWDFGDGTNSTEQNPVHVFSGERTYNVTLIVTNGDGSSNPKSMDIKVNRVPVSPVASFTANSTEGSAPLTVQFTDTSTNGPDEWNWNFGDGSTSTEQNPVHVFNGEGTYGVTLVATNDDGSSDPKSMDIKVNRVPTPPVVNFTAKQTEPLTIQFNDASSNSPNEWNWDFGDGSTSTDANPVHVYAAAGTYTVNLSVSNADGPDTISKAITVTGTSASPTASFTLTPQVGRAPLTVRFTDRSVNAASIKWDFGDGTTSTESNPSHTYATGFYIVKLTATNGDKSSTAANIIIVGR, from the coding sequence ATGAATAAGCTGTATAGAGTTTTAATCTTTCTAGTCTTTTTTGGACTAGGGATATCATGTGCATCGGCAGCAAATGTCACTTCATTTGTTCCTCAAACAGTTCAGATGGACATGGGTGCTTCCCAGGAAGTTCAGATTGTAATGGATGAAGTTCCTGCAGGACTGGCAGGTTTCGAAATGACAATTTTGGTTTCGAATCCAGAAATTGCGGAAATAACTGAGGTTTCGTTTCCTAGTTGGAACTCAATACCAGAGAACTCCACAGTTCCTTCGAGTTCAGTTTTGATAAAAAGTGTTGACCTCGGAAAAAAAGTTAACTCCGGTGATACCAATGTTTTGCTTGGAACTATTACTATAACCGGAAAACAGGCAGGTACTGCAAATCTAAACATACAGCCAGGATTGATAACTGCTGATGGCGGCAGTACAATAAATCCAGTTATAAATCCAGGTGAAATAAATGTATTAGATACAGAATCAGATACAGAATCTCCTGTCATCACTTCTGTTGATCTTGATGACAATACACCTAACACTGGTGATTCTATCCTTGTAACTGTTAGTACAACTGATAATGTAGGTGTCAGTGAGGTAAAGGCAAACGATGTTTCACTCGTTAATCAAAGTGGAAATATCTGGAATGGGAGCATTATAGCACTTGAAGGTACTCATTTTGTAAATGTATCCTCTGCAGATTCAGAAGGCCATGTTACTTGGGACAATGATACTTCCTACACAGCTACAACATCAGAACTACCAGATAACAGTGGAGTTGAGCTGCAACTCTGGACATTTGACGCAAGCAAAGTAAGCGAAGTTCCAGATAATATTTACACGGCCAATCCAATTTCTCCATATACCTCAAACCTGGATCTTACATACAATCCTACATTAGGGTCCATTGACTCTAGCTGTGGGAATAATTCTAATGGGAGTACTTATTTCACAGGCGCGTATCCTGCTGTTAACGAAAACCTGACATTTACAATGGGAGTTGACTCAAGTTCACAATGGTCATACGGGTATATACATACTTCAGTTGCCTATGTAGGTGTCAGACATGCTTCAGATGATAGTTATGAGATAGTGTCTTACTGGACAAGCGATGATGGCAGTCTGTTAAGCTCTAGTTTCACGATTCCTGCAAGTTCAGTTGTTGATAATAGAGTTACGGTTAGTATCCACAGTGATGACTCAAACCGTACGAATATTGTTACAGCTGGGCCTGAGATGTATGTTATTACTCCTTATACAACAGAGAAAACACGAAAGCTACCCTATGCAAACGTAATTCAGCCTTTGATCTACCTTAACTGTTATGCATCAGGTGCAGACGGTTGGGTTAATGTGCACCTCTACAACATAACTCAATCCATTCCAAGAGAAACTATCACGCCATACGCGCGAAATGATATAATGGCATTTGGTCTGGATTACCCGAATGTTACAAATAACCAGAATGGTATAGATTTCTTAATTTCTCGGGATCAAACTGCAAGCATTTACGTTTCTGAAAATAATATGAAAAACTCTACTGATACTGCGTATGATAACAGTCTGTTTGCCAGTGGGTTTGAGGGATGTATACACTTTTATCCTGGACTTGAGTCTTTGCCTCTTGAAGAAGCAAATGGAACAATAGACTCTCAAATTGGGGCTATGAACGGAACCTTTGGTTTGACACCGGCTTCATGGAGTTCTAGCGGAAATCAAGATAATATAACACATGCAATCTATGCGTACAATAAGTACGGGTCGCTGTATAGAAATGGTCCAATGGGTATGGCCTTTATCCCTAATGTTAATACCCTTTCGAACGAGACATGGGCCTGGTGGTCAGAGAGTTCAGCACACGGTGCAATTTCTCCATGCTTTACACATGAGACAGATAATAGCCCGGCTGATCAATATTCAATAAGTCCAGATTTGTTCGAGACTTTTGTGATCAATCTGAATTCAAACAATATTAATCTGGTTGATTTCTCAAAATGGTATTACAGTTCAATGGCACAGACTGCTACCACTAATGTTTTACAATCTGATGAGGATAATCTAAAGTTCCAGCTAAATACGAGTGGTGGGTATCCAGTCAATATAAACGTGCAGACTACGATTTCTCCTTCAAGCCTGGTCTGTGATGGTGTGTTGGTACCATTTAATCAGACATCTGATGGTATTCAGTTCATGAGTATTGGTAATGGGACATACACTTTGAAAAGCCCTGTGCCACCAGTTCTTCCTGTAGCAAACTTCACTGCAAGTCTTACTGTACAGTTCACTGACACATCTACTAACGATCCAACTCAATGGGAATGGAATTTTGGAGATGGAACTAATTCAACCGAGCAGAATCCTGTACACGTATACAATAGTGAGGGAACATATACTGTTACAATGGTTGCAACAAATGGTGCTGGTTCTAGCTATGTAAAATCAATGGTTATCACCGTAACCCGCTTAATACCAGTTGCGAACTTCACTTCAAATGTAACAGAAGGCTATGCTCCTCTGACTGTTCAGTTCAATGACACATCCATCAACAGTCCAGCTCAATGGAACTGGGACTTTGGAGACGGAACTAATTCAACTGAGCAGAACCCTGTACATGTGTTCAGTGGTGAGAGAACATACAATGTTACCTTGATTGTAACAAATGGTGACGGTTCCAGCAATCCAAAATCAATGGATATTAAAGTAAACCGTGTACCAGTCTCACCAGTTGCAAGCTTTACTGCAAATTCTACAGAAGGCTCTGCTCCACTGACTGTTCAGTTTACTGATACATCCACTAACGGTCCAGATGAATGGAACTGGAACTTTGGAGACGGAAGTACATCAACTGAGCAGAACCCTGTGCATGTGTTCAATGGTGAGGGAACATACGGTGTTACCCTGGTTGCAACAAACGATGACGGTTCCAGTGATCCAAAATCAATGGATATTAAAGTAAATCGTGTACCGACACCACCAGTTGTAAACTTCACTGCAAAGCAGACAGAACCGCTTACGATTCAGTTTAACGATGCATCCAGTAACAGTCCAAATGAATGGAACTGGGACTTTGGTGATGGATCCACATCTACCGATGCAAACCCAGTACATGTTTATGCTGCTGCAGGAACTTATACAGTTAACCTGTCTGTAAGCAATGCAGATGGTCCAGATACCATAAGTAAGGCAATAACCGTTACTGGAACATCTGCTTCGCCAACAGCAAGCTTTACATTGACACCTCAGGTTGGGCGTGCTCCTCTTACGGTTAGATTCACGGATAGGTCTGTCAACGCTGCCTCAATAAAGTGGGACTTTGGTGATGGAACTACCTCTACCGAATCAAACCCAAGTCACACCTACGCAACAGGATTCTACATTGTAAAGTTAACTGCAACCAATGGTGACAAATCAAGTACTGCAGCCAATATAATAATAGTTGGAAGGTGA
- a CDS encoding PKD domain-containing protein gives MNKLYKVLIFLVFFGLGIPCASAANVTSLVPQTVETDMGFSQNIEIMKDDVSDGTLGSNNTFSALNSEVAEINMEPALTVSSENGTNSKLATVNVANPINWEFSPQEPVCGDIININGSASPEDKINAFVTFEKNVSVSEGEYEYSLQNVTIVKGLGNSFTVEARGVNNLNVRAKKVGWLSKSANASGDTAIVSRSDVPTGTYQIMIDGDAKEGVSEVDLKITASQTIQADSNGNFSYSYNTTAIPPGNFEVKVGDVTKEITLRSKEEPVLPAANFSTNVSEGYAPLSVQFNDSSKNATSISWNFGDETANSDERNPMHIYSAAGNYNVNLTASNEYGMNSTSVIINVFENKPFPGYTNPPIDSDHDNLCEDINGNGKVDFDDIVAYYANMNWIGENAPVTLFDYNNNNIIDFDDVVKLYNIL, from the coding sequence ATGAATAAGCTGTATAAAGTTTTAATTTTTCTAGTTTTTTTTGGACTAGGGATACCATGTGCATCGGCAGCAAATGTCACTTCACTTGTTCCTCAAACAGTTGAGACGGACATGGGTTTTTCCCAGAATATTGAGATTATGAAGGATGACGTTTCTGATGGAACATTAGGTTCCAATAATACATTCTCTGCTTTAAATTCAGAAGTTGCTGAAATAAACATGGAACCAGCTCTGACAGTGAGTAGCGAAAACGGTACAAACTCAAAATTAGCTACAGTCAATGTTGCTAACCCTATTAACTGGGAATTTTCTCCTCAAGAACCTGTTTGTGGGGATATCATTAATATAAACGGAAGTGCCTCTCCTGAGGACAAAATCAACGCGTTTGTAACCTTTGAAAAAAATGTTTCTGTCTCAGAGGGAGAGTATGAGTATAGTCTTCAAAATGTAACAATTGTTAAGGGACTAGGTAATAGCTTTACAGTTGAAGCTAGGGGTGTGAACAACCTCAATGTGAGGGCAAAGAAAGTTGGTTGGTTATCAAAAAGCGCAAATGCTTCAGGAGACACTGCAATTGTATCTCGATCAGATGTTCCGACGGGAACCTATCAAATAATGATCGATGGAGATGCTAAAGAAGGAGTCTCAGAGGTTGATCTGAAAATTACGGCTTCTCAGACTATACAGGCTGACTCAAACGGAAACTTCAGTTATTCTTACAATACAACAGCAATCCCTCCTGGGAACTTTGAGGTAAAAGTAGGAGACGTAACTAAAGAAATTACCCTTAGATCTAAAGAGGAACCGGTTCTTCCTGCAGCTAATTTCAGTACCAATGTCAGTGAAGGCTATGCTCCTCTTTCTGTCCAGTTTAACGACAGTTCGAAAAATGCAACTTCTATAAGCTGGAACTTTGGAGATGAAACTGCTAACTCTGACGAAAGAAATCCAATGCATATTTACTCGGCAGCAGGAAATTATAATGTAAATCTGACAGCTAGCAATGAATACGGCATGAATTCAACGTCAGTTATAATTAACGTTTTCGAGAATAAGCCTTTCCCCGGTTACACTAATCCACCAATTGACTCAGACCATGATAATCTCTGTGAGGATATCAATGGAAACGGAAAAGTGGATTTCGATGATATCGTAGCATACTATGCTAATATGAATTGGATAGGAGAAAATGCTCCTGTTACTCTTTTTGATTACAATAATAACAATATTATTGATTTTGATGATGTTGTGAAGCTTTATAATATACTTTAG